The genomic stretch AAAATACCGATTATAAAAAATCTGCCTGAATCTGTCTGGATCAATAAACCCGAAAATATCGAAAAGAAAGTGAAGTAATTATGAACAAAATTAAACTACTAAAGTGTCCAGAAATGCTTGACACGTTCCGATAACAAAATTTAATGATTAAAGTAAAAAACAATTGACCTTGCGGAATTCAAATTAAAATATTGAAGTTATGTGATATGAAGAACAAAGGCAGGTTGTGAATGAAGAAAAAGCGAATTATTTTAGTAGAAGATGAACGAATAATAGCGGAAGATATTAAAAGCACTTTATCGTCACATAATTATGAAGTTCTGGATATCTTTTCAAAAGGTGAAGATGCTCTGCAAAATTACCATAAACTTGCTCCAGATCTAATTCTGATGGATATTATGCTGGCTGGTAAACTTAATGGGATCCAAACCGCAAAAAAAATTCATGAAGAATTCAACGTTCCGATAATTTACCTCACTGCCTATGCAAATGAAGATATTTTGTCTCAAGCAAAAATTACTGAACCTTATGGTTATCTTATAAAACCGTTTGAAGAAAGAGAACTTTACGCTACAATCGAGATGGCTTTTTATCGTTATAAACTGGAAAGCGAAATCCAAAAAACTCAAATGCGTTTATCTACCGTTTTCAACAATGTTCCAAATATCATCTTATATGAATATGGAAAGAAACGGCAATTTATTTCAGACAATGTTAATGATTTACTAGGATATACAGATCAGGAAGTAATTAATAATAAACAGGCTTTGCTTGATCTTATCCATCCTGAAGATAAACAGATAATTTATGAAAAAATTGAGAATTGGAATAAAAACGATCGGCAGGGAATGCTGACAATTTGGTATAAAGTTAAACATTCCGATGGTTATTATGTCTGGGTTGAAGATCGTCTGATCGAGATTAAAAACTCGAAAGAGGGAAACTATATAACTGGTGTCATTGTGGACAATTCCAATCTAAAAAAAGCTGAAGAAGCTTTGAAAAAGAGCCGTTCACGATATCGTGCAATTGTAGAAGATCAGACCGAGTTTATCTGCAGGTTCGATAGCAATAAATTAATTACTTTTGTGAATATGGCTTTTTGTCGTTTGATGAACAGCGATCTTGTGGATCTGATCGGATCCGGCTGGAACGATTATTTTCCTGAACAGGAAATTAAGAAAATAAATAAACTCCTTGAAAATCTAAATGTAGAAAATCCTTATTCTACAATAGAATTCTGGTTTCAAGATCACAAAACCGAAAAATTGTATCTGGAATGGACTTTCCGGGCAATATTTAATGACGATAATGAATTCATTGAATTCCAGGCAGTGGGTAAAGATACTACCCAACGAAAAAAAGCAGAAATAGAAAAAGAAAAAATACGAGAACAACTTCATCAATCACAAAAAATGGAAGTTCTTGGAAATCTTGCCGGTGGTATTGCTCATGATTTCAACAACTTACTAACAGCTATAAATGGTTATGCCGATGTTGCCATCAAGAAATTGCTACCTTCTGACAGTGCCTTGAAAGATATCGAAGTGATCAAAGATTGTGGTCTTAAAGCTGCAGCTTTGACCAAACAATTATTAGGATTTTCAAGAAAGCAGATAATTGAGAAAAAGTTAATTGATGTGAATCAAATTATCTCTAATTTAAACAGAATACTTTTACGTTTGATCGGAAATGACATTTCGCTCCAAATGAATTTTTCTGAAGAAAAAAGCCTGATAAATGCTGATGCAAATCAAGTAGAACAAGTGCTTATAAATTTGATAGTTAACGCAAAAGATGCAATGCAAAATGGTGGTAAGATCATCGTAAAAACAAAGAAAGAGTATTTGGATGATATTACTGCAAAAAAATTGGAATTAGAAAAAGCTGGAAATTATGAAGTTATTTCTGTTCAAGATAATGGCAGTGGAATTGCCCCAGAAAATCTTGAAAAAATATTCGAACCTTTTTTCACTACGAAAGAATTAGGGAAAGGAACTGGATTAGGTTTAGCGACGGTTTTTGGTATTGTAAAACAAAATAATGGACACATAGAAATCGAAACTAAATTGGAAAAAGGAACTACATTCCAGATTTATTTACCTTCTGCTGAAGCTACAGAAACAGAACTTAATGATTCTAACAAAGAATCAGATCAAGAAACTGAACTTACTAGAGGGTCAGAAACAATTCTGCTGGTGGAAGATGAAGAAGCGATCAGAGATTTTGTTGCTTCCATTTTGAAAGAATATGGCTACAATGTTTTAGAAGCTTCAAACGGTGAAGAAGGTTTGCGTTTAGCTCAAAATTATGAAAATAATATCCAGCTTCTGCTTTCGGATATTAGAATGCCAAAAATGACAGGACCAGAATTGGCTACAGGAATTAAACAAATATACCCCGACATTAAAATAATTTTCGTTTCCGGTCATACCGAAAATGATAAAATAAGATCTGATATCGAAAAATCTGAAGCTGCATTTTTGCAGAAACCCTTTTCTTTTGAAGCATTAGTAGAAAAAGTTC from Candidatus Cloacimonadota bacterium encodes the following:
- a CDS encoding response regulator, with protein sequence MKKKRIILVEDERIIAEDIKSTLSSHNYEVLDIFSKGEDALQNYHKLAPDLILMDIMLAGKLNGIQTAKKIHEEFNVPIIYLTAYANEDILSQAKITEPYGYLIKPFEERELYATIEMAFYRYKLESEIQKTQMRLSTVFNNVPNIILYEYGKKRQFISDNVNDLLGYTDQEVINNKQALLDLIHPEDKQIIYEKIENWNKNDRQGMLTIWYKVKHSDGYYVWVEDRLIEIKNSKEGNYITGVIVDNSNLKKAEEALKKSRSRYRAIVEDQTEFICRFDSNKLITFVNMAFCRLMNSDLVDLIGSGWNDYFPEQEIKKINKLLENLNVENPYSTIEFWFQDHKTEKLYLEWTFRAIFNDDNEFIEFQAVGKDTTQRKKAEIEKEKIREQLHQSQKMEVLGNLAGGIAHDFNNLLTAINGYADVAIKKLLPSDSALKDIEVIKDCGLKAAALTKQLLGFSRKQIIEKKLIDVNQIISNLNRILLRLIGNDISLQMNFSEEKSLINADANQVEQVLINLIVNAKDAMQNGGKIIVKTKKEYLDDITAKKLELEKAGNYEVISVQDNGSGIAPENLEKIFEPFFTTKELGKGTGLGLATVFGIVKQNNGHIEIETKLEKGTTFQIYLPSAEATETELNDSNKESDQETELTRGSETILLVEDEEAIRDFVASILKEYGYNVLEASNGEEGLRLAQNYENNIQLLLSDIRMPKMTGPELATGIKQIYPDIKIIFVSGHTENDKIRSDIEKSEAAFLQKPFSFEALVEKVRTELDKR